One Pyrus communis chromosome 4, drPyrComm1.1, whole genome shotgun sequence genomic region harbors:
- the LOC137732252 gene encoding proline-rich receptor-like protein kinase PERK1: MPKPSAALVGGAAGALALLAIIIAFVWFCRAHCKSFSNRTSETGSSDPSAIVEWNRGGPSSGARQGPRVFTLEELDQATKHFDESSLLGYGSFGLVYKGLLRDGTVVAIKRRPGAPRHDFVIEVTYLSEIHHRHLVTILGYCQESGYQVLVYEYLPNGSISSHLYDTRPEPSTKLEFKQRLSIALGAARGLSHLHGLKPPIVHKNFKTANVLVDENFIARVADAGISKLLEKIEEAGPSRTSSVNFFEDPEAGASGVTSEMSDVYSFGVFALELLTGQEAVQIGSLGSNESLFQWVESRLSSNNLVDRRLAGSFTAEGMRDLIRLTLKCMSFPAKRRPKMEMVVAELERIQEKEMAMTTVMGEGTDTITLGSVLFT, from the exons ATGCCAAAGCCATCTGCTGCTCTTGTTGGAGGTGCTGCTGGGGCACTTGCCTTGCTCGCAATCATCATCGCATTTGTGTGGTTTTGCAGGGCTCATTGCAAGAGTTTTTCGAACAGGACCTCTGAAACAGGCTCCTCAGATCCATCTGCAATAG TGGAATGGAACAGGGGTGGGCCCAGCTCGGGGGCACGGCAGGGGCCGAGGGTCTTCACATTGGAGGAGTTAGACCAGGCAACCAAGCATTTTGATGAAAGCAGTCTGCTGGGATATGGAAGCTTTGGCCTGGTTTATAAAGGATTGCTGCGTGATGGGACTGTTGTGGCTATCAAAAGGCGGCCTGGTGCTCCTAGACACGATTTTGTCATAGAG GTGACATATTTGTCGGAGATTCATCATCGACATTTAGTTACAATTCTAGGTTACTGTCAGGAAAGTGGATATCAAGTGCTGGTTTATGAGTATTTACCAAATGGCAGCATCTCTAGTCACCTATATG ATACTAGACCAGAGCCATCAACTAAACTTGAGTTTAAGCAAAGGCTATCAATAGCTCTAGGCGCTGCGAGAG GTTTGTCCCACTTGCATGGCCTAAAGCCTCCCATAGtacataaaaacttcaaaacagCCAATGTGTTGGTTGATGAGAACTTCATTGCTAGGGTTGCAGATGCAGGAATCTCAAAACTGCTAGAGAAGATAGAAGAAGCAGGTCCTTCTCGCACGTCTAGTGTCAATTTTTTCGAAGATCCAGA GGCTGGAGCATCCGGGGTTACCTCTGAAATGAGTGATGTCTACAGCTTCGGGGTTTTCGCTTTGGAGCTTCTAACTGGACAGGAGGCTGTGCAAATTGGCTCCTTGGGATCAAATGAAAGCTTATTTCAATGG GTGGAATCACGGCTGAGTTCGAATAACCTAGTGGACCGCCGGCTAGCTGGAAGCTTCACCGCAGAGGGAATGAGGGACTTGATCAGGCTGACACTAAAATGCATGAGTTTTCCGGCAAAAAGGCGGCCGAAGATGGAGATGGTGGTGGCGGAGCTAGAAAGAATTCAAGAGAAAGAAATGGCAATGACTACAGTCATGGGTGAGGGAACCGATACAATCACTCTTGGGAGTGTACTattcacttga
- the LOC137731863 gene encoding GTP-binding protein OBGC, chloroplastic, with product MATISISFCPCAMARPRVPQTRKPPNKKQVTPRPNPNPNVTLKGRTGAKQLSSVGVEATTYTRLPPREDFSLPSLDASLLEFSSEVKLSESNAALVVEKEIDYLSSDEEEEEESGTYKKLGMNSGKFEVFDGNYDSELDEEEEEEDDIDGEIDGELENVYQNDDGEFLGFKEGKAVNFSGNEGELEEVEVKEKGVPAVMRCFDRAKIFAKAGDGGNGVVAMRREKFVPLGGPSGGDGGRGGNMYMEVDGSMNSLLPFRNSVHFRAGRGDHGRGQSQNGAKGEDVVIKVAPGTVVREAGKDEVLLELLHPGQRALLLPGGRGGRGNASFKSGTNKVPRIAENGAEGPEMWLELELKLVADIGIVGAPNAGKSTLLSVISAAQPTIANYPFTTLLPNLGVVSFDYDSTMVVADLPGLLEGAHRGFGLGHEFLRHTERCSALIHVVDGSSQQPEFEFDAVRLELELFSPEIAEKPYVVAFNKMDLPDAYENWSSFKENLESRGIHVFCMSAVKREGTHEVSCAAYELLRENKVAKEEFPDPVNLNHVAEMVRKQQTASINEFEITHDNSSNTWHVVGSGLQRFVQMTNWRYVDSGRRFQHVLDACGVNKSLIKLGVKEGDTVIVGDMEMVWHDAADNSSFSSFRKGSTETTKWPQWK from the exons ATGGCGACCATATCCATAAGCTTCTGCCCGTGCGCCATGGCTCGCCCGAGGGTCCCACAGACTCGCAAGCCACCGAATAAGAAGCAGGTAACTCCGAggcctaaccctaaccctaacgtTACGCTGAAGGGTCGAACCGGCGCGAAGCAGTTGTCCTCCGTTGGCGTCGAGGCCACCACCTACACTCGCCTGCCTCCCAGAGAGGATTTCTCTCTCCCATCTCTCGATGCGTCGTTGTTGGAGTTCTCGTCTGAGGTGAAGCTCTCTGAGTCAAATGCCGCATTGGTGGTTGAGAAGGAGATTGATTATTTAAGCAGCgacgaagaggaggaggaagaaagtgGCACATATAAGAAATTAGGGATGAATTCTGGGAAATTTGAGGTCTTTGATGGGAATTACGATTCTGAActggatgaggaggaggaggaggaggatgacaTTGATGGTGAAATTGACGGCGAACTGGAAAATGTTTATCAAAACGACGACGGTGAGTTCCTAGGGTTCAAGGAGGGCAAAGCTGTGAATTTTTCCGGTAATGAGGGTGAATTGGAGGAAGTGGAAGTGAAGGAGAAGGGAGTGCCAGCGGTAATGCGGTGTTTCGACCGCGCCAAAATCTTTGCCAAGGCAGGGGACGGAGGAAACGGCGTGGTTGCAATGCGGCGGGAAAAGTTCGTGCCTTTGGGGGGACCTTCAGGCGGCGACGGAGGGCGAGGTGGGAATATGTATATGGAGGTGGATGGGTCGATGAATTCACTTCTGCCGTTTCGAAACAGCGTACATTTTCGGGCAGGGAGAGGTGATCATGGAAGAGGGCAGTCTCAGAATGGGGCTAAGGGAGAGGACGTAGTGATTAAGGTGGCGCCCGGGACTGTTGTCCGAGAGGCGGGGAAGGATGAGGTGCTTCTGGAGTTGTTGCATCCGGGGCAGCGTGCATTGTTGTTGCCTGGAGGGAGAGGCGGGAGAGGAAACGCTTCGTTTAAATCCGGGACAAATAAGGTCCCCAGGATTGCTGAGAATGGTGCAGAGGGTCCCGAGAT GTGGTTGGAGCTGGAACTAAAGCTGGTTGCAGATATTGGAATAGTGGGTGCTCCAAATGCAGGGAAAAGCACACTTTTGAGTGTGATAAGTGCTGCTCAGCCAACAATAGCAAATTACCCCTTCACAACTTTACTTCCCAATCTGGGTGTGGTTTCGTTTGACTATGATTCTACAATGGTAGTAGCAGATCTGCCAGGTTTACTTGAAGGAGCACACCGCGGTTTCGGTTTGGGCCATGAGTTCCTACGGCACACTGAGAGATGTTCCGCCCTG ATACATGTCGTAGATGGCTCATCACAACAGCCAGAATTTGAGTTTGATGCAGTACGTCTGGAGTTGGAACTGTTTAGCCCTGAAATTGCTGAAAAGCCTTATGTAGTTGCGTTTAACAAAATGGACCTTCCAGATGCATATGAAAACTGGTCATCATTCAAAGAAAATTTAGAATCTCGTGGGATTCATGTTTTTTGCATGAGTGCAGTGAAAAGAGAGGGTACTCATGAAGTGAGCTGTGCTGCTTATGAGCTTCTACGAGAAAATAAAGTGGCCAAGGAGGAGTTCCCAG ACCCGGTCAATTTGAATCATGTAGCTGAGATGGTGCGTAAGCAGCAAACTGCGTCTATTAATGAGTTTGAGATCACTCATGACAACAGTAGCAATACTTGGCATGTTGTGGGATCTGGGTTGCAACGCTTTGTTCAAATGACGAATTGGAG ATATGTGGATTCTGGGAGAAGGTTCCAGCATGTCCTGGATGCTTGTGGCGTGAACAAATCTCTTATAAAACTTGGTGTGAAAGAAGGCGACACGGTGATTGTTGGAGAT ATGGAAATGGTATGGCACGATGCTGCAGATAATTCcagtttttcaagttttaggaaAGGATCCACAGAAACAACCAAGTGGCCTCAATGGAAGTGA
- the LOC137730798 gene encoding ethylene-responsive transcription factor ERF086-like, whose amino-acid sequence MSMSTSKTLEKPFKAFEQGQAQVGFAAVLQRSTPPPSSQSGERRGRRKQAEPGRFLGVRRRPWGRYAAEIRDPSTKERHWLGTFDTAQEAAFAYDRAALSMKGSQARTNFIYSDNTTFQSFLSPFDVQTLLPQQSQFFTTQTAKQQLTNQNSPPHHSNIFQSDQIQFQNPNNIRSSSSAHDEDDEGFFFSGDSSNSNSGYLACIVPDSCLRPPSDNHHPTNYTNSKALKIDQNCSFANPNNSTSATFPLDVANVQAASNNNNGDHQIPCFDGFSHGFWDNQQPWEFNPMMIEDGCMGALYPIVEKSSAYGSSSSFSCSPSVPAFGDAVIEFAHSLV is encoded by the coding sequence ATGTCAATGTCTACctccaaaaccctagaaaaaccCTTCAAAGCTTTTGAGCAAGGTCAGGCACAGGTGGGTTTTGCTGCTGTACTGCAGAGAAGCACACCTCCTCCGTCCTCTCAATCCggtgagagaagaggaaggcgAAAGCAGGCCGAGCCAGGGAGGTTTCTTGGTGTGAGGAGAAGGCCTTGGGGGAGATATGCAGCTGAAATCAGAGACCCTAGCACTAAAGAAAGGCACTGGCTTGGCACATTTGACACTGCTCAAGAAGCAGCTTTTGCTTATGACAGAGCTGCCCTCTCCATGAAAGGCTCACAAGCAAGAACCAACTTCATCTACTCTGACAACACAACTTTCCAATCTTTCCTCTCACCCTTTGATGTCCAAACCCTTTTACCACAGCAATCACAGTTTTTCACCACTCAGACTGCTAAACAACAACTCACCAATCAAAACAGTCCACCTCATCATTCTAACATTTTTCAGTCTGATCAAATCcaatttcaaaaccctaataATATTAGGTCATCATCATCGGCAcatgatgaggatgatgaggGTTTCTTTTTCTCTGGCGATTCGAGTAATTCTAACTCGGGCTATTTGGCCTGCATTGTTCCTGATAGTTGCCTGAGGCCTCCTTCGGATAATCACCACCCCACAAATTACACAAACtcaaaagctttgaaaattgatcaaaattGTAGTTTTGCAAACCCTAATAACTCCACTAGTGCTACATTTCCTCTAGATGTTGCGAATGTGCAAGCAGCTTCTAATAACAACAATGGAGATCATCAGATTCCTTGCTTTGATGGATTCAGTCATGGATTCTGGGATAACCAGCAGCCATGGGAGTTCAATCCTATGATGATTGAAGATGGATGCATGGGAGCGTTGTATCCGATCGTCGAAAAGTCAAGTGCTTAtggatcttcttcttcattctcttGCTCTCCATCAGTTCCCGCTTTTGGTGATGCAGTCATTGAGTTTGCCCACTCACTCGTTTGA